A segment of the Fusobacterium ulcerans genome:
TCTCCAGTCCCTTCCATTTTTTGTGATAAGAACTCACCATTTACCTTTAAAAAAGGAATTATGTACTCTAGAATAGTACTGAGCTTAGATACCCCTCTGCACAGTCCTAAATCATAAGTTTGTCTATTTCCATCAGTTATGTAATCCTCTGCTCTGGAAGTTACTACATTGACATTATCCAGTCTCAGATTTTCTTTTACCAGTTCAAGAAATTTAGTCTTCTTTCCAATAGAATCCATTAATGTAAATTCTATATCAGGATTGAATATTGCCAGTACCATTCCTGGAAATCCTGCTCCTGTACCAATATCTATTGCTTTTTTACTTTCACGTTTAATAAGATTCTGAAGTAAAAGAGAATCTAAAAAATGCTTTTCTATTATACTTTTTTCATCTCTCAATGCAGTAAGGTTAGTATGTGAATTATATTCAGTTAATAATTCCAGATACTTTATAAGATTATCTACTTTTTTATCTGTATATTCAATATTTAATTTTTTTATTCCTTCTAATAGGAATTCTCTCATGATTAATTACCTCTCGTTTTTAAATATATTAATAATACTTGAATATCTGCTGGGGAAACTCC
Coding sequences within it:
- the rsmG gene encoding 16S rRNA (guanine(527)-N(7))-methyltransferase RsmG, with translation MREFLLEGIKKLNIEYTDKKVDNLIKYLELLTEYNSHTNLTALRDEKSIIEKHFLDSLLLQNLIKRESKKAIDIGTGAGFPGMVLAIFNPDIEFTLMDSIGKKTKFLELVKENLRLDNVNVVTSRAEDYITDGNRQTYDLGLCRGVSKLSTILEYIIPFLKVNGEFLSQKMEGTGEETEAENALNILQSKIVEIYNLQLPFSKDPRVVIRIEKIDFNDKKYPRRAGIPLKRPL